The DNA sequence TGTTCGGCGTGCCCGGCGGGAAGCCGGTCTGGCCGGACGGCGCGTTCTCGTCCCACACCTGCTCCGGCATGGTCTCCGCCGAGCTGCTCACCCGGCCGAGGTCACGCAGCCGCCGCGCGGCCGAGGCCGGGTCGCCCAGCGTCAGCTCGTACTCGCCGCGCTCGCCGGCGAGCAGCGGCCACAGCCGGCCGAACGTCGTGCGGCTCTCGGCCGGGAACGTGTAGTCCCACGGCGAGCCGTCGGCCTGCTCGCCGTAACCGTCCTTCGTGTACCGGTGCCAGAACTGCCCGGTGGGCGTGGTGAACGCGATGTCCTTGTCGGTGACCTTCACGCTGTTCTCGATCACCGGGTCGTCCGCCCGGTAGATACCGAGCCGGACCAGGTCGAGGAAGCCCGCGTCGGTGACCGCGCGCTGGTCCATCGTGACGCTCGAGTTGCCGAGGTTGTACTTCGTCGGAGCGTTGGCGTTCGCGTCCTTCGTGAGCCGGACGAAGTACGGGTCCTTCGACAGCGGCCCGTTCGTGGTGATCGTCTGCTTGGGCAGGTCGGCCTTGAACTTGTCCGCCGCGGCGAGGTACCGGGCGGCGTCCGCCGTCGCGCCGTTGTGCGAAGCCAGATCCGCGGCGCAGACGAGCCCGGCGATCACCGACGCGATGGTCGACGGGGACCAGCCGTCCTGCTCCTCCCAGCGCTCCTGCTGGGTGTACGGCGCCGGCTGCCCGTCCGGGCCGACGTAGCCGATGATGAAGTCGGCGGCCTTCCGGACGCCGGGCCACAGGTCGGTCCGCCCGAGCTGCTGGGCCAGCACGATCGGGAAAGCGGTTTCGTCGAGCTGGATCGACGTCCAGTACGGCACGCCGTCGACGCGGCTGTTCTGCGGCATGTGCCCGTCGGCCTGCTGCTGCGTGCCGAACATGTAGCTCACCGCGCGGTTCGCGGCGGCCTGGTCGCCGCCGGCGGCCAGGCCGGTCGCGATCTGGTAGAGGTCGCGCGGCCAGACCAGGTGGTAGGTGCCGGACGGCGACCACTCCGGGTCGTTGTTCCCGAACCGCCACGGCATGCTCGGCGACGCGATGAAGGCGCCCGGGTGGTGCTTGTCCTCGCTCGCGGCGAGGGTCAGCATCGACGCTTTGTAGAGGTCGCGTTCGGCGTCGGTCTTCAGCGACGACGGCGGCTTGCTGATCCCCCGCAGGTACTGCGCCCAGCCGCGGTCGTACGCGCGCGTGATGTCGCGGACGCCGCGTCGCTGCGACGCCTGCGCGCTGCCGAGCGCGTCGGCGGCCTTCGCGCCCATGCCGAGCGCGAGGGTGACGTGCCGGTTCCGGACGCCGTCGGCGTTCGTCTGCCCGGTCAGCAGGACGTTGCCCTTGGCGGCGGTGTCGTAGGTGTTCAGCTTGAAGGTCTTGGTGAGCTGCGTGTTCCCGTCGGACGAGCCCGCGTAGCCGACGCTGGTCTTCGTGAAGGCGGG is a window from the Amycolatopsis sp. cg9 genome containing:
- a CDS encoding glycoside hydrolase family 15 protein is translated as MRKLMFGALAGLLVTGLIPATAVAQGEAPGAPGAHPSWLPANKTGFGTAHDRSSNVWFTLQGGQLSEVYYPDLSTPSVRSMNFVVTDGRSFADIDHSAKSQQVRRTDDDSLTYEQTITDDQHRWRLRKTYVTDPAATTVLVDVDFQSLTGRPYQLYAVADPDLTNDGSDDSAARKGDTLTAQDATNAAALVAKPAFTKTSVGYAGSSDGNTQLTKTFKLNTYDTAAKGNVLLTGQTNADGVRNRHVTLALGMGAKAADALGSAQASQRRGVRDITRAYDRGWAQYLRGISKPPSSLKTDAERDLYKASMLTLAASEDKHHPGAFIASPSMPWRFGNNDPEWSPSGTYHLVWPRDLYQIATGLAAGGDQAAANRAVSYMFGTQQQADGHMPQNSRVDGVPYWTSIQLDETAFPIVLAQQLGRTDLWPGVRKAADFIIGYVGPDGQPAPYTQQERWEEQDGWSPSTIASVIAGLVCAADLASHNGATADAARYLAAADKFKADLPKQTITTNGPLSKDPYFVRLTKDANANAPTKYNLGNSSVTMDQRAVTDAGFLDLVRLGIYRADDPVIENSVKVTDKDIAFTTPTGQFWHRYTKDGYGEQADGSPWDYTFPAESRTTFGRLWPLLAGERGEYELTLGDPASAARRLRDLGRVSSSAETMPEQVWDENAPSGQTGFPPGTPNNSATPLAWTHAQYVRLAWDVKAGSVLETPRVVRCHFLGC